Proteins encoded by one window of Rubinisphaera margarita:
- a CDS encoding helix-turn-helix transcriptional regulator has product MPRKKTAAAASSPVFAEKMTIAPAVEGPSNRWTFLTNHSHVLIVLKSNPDMVLRQVALHVGITERAVQRIVQDLEDEGFLKREKVGRKNHYEIITDQPLRHPLESHRTIGDLLSLITD; this is encoded by the coding sequence ATGCCTCGAAAGAAAACAGCAGCGGCCGCATCATCTCCCGTGTTTGCGGAGAAAATGACGATCGCTCCAGCAGTTGAGGGGCCATCAAATCGCTGGACGTTCCTCACGAACCACTCTCATGTCTTGATCGTCCTCAAGTCGAATCCGGATATGGTTCTCCGGCAAGTGGCTCTGCATGTCGGAATTACCGAGCGAGCGGTGCAGCGGATCGTCCAGGATCTCGAGGACGAAGGTTTTCTCAAGCGGGAGAAAGTGGGGCGGAAGAACCACTACGAGATCATCACCGACCAGCCTCTGCGTCATCCGCTGGAATCGCATCGGACGATCGGCGATCTGCTGAGCCTGATCACCGATTAA
- a CDS encoding ABC transporter ATP-binding protein — translation MAVVETVDNRPRAEGAVLRAVEQFVVHMPEISRVELRRAFHSATNFWAGDARELWWRWTTETLDSVGVRAQAVDCTVAEAIELAREGAILLCAPDHDESGVHPVVIDGRSQRSISIRKEGQRRNVRLKQVRSLLKSGGGTGMIRCVVIDPDQKHLVKSMGPAKVKPLQRVWQLLRPESSDIWLVVVFAFVVGLLTLATPIAVESLVNTVAFGRFLQPVIVLAILLMSFLTFSAAVIGLQTYVVEIIERRLFARVAADLSYRLPRTSQNKLKGHDVPETVNRFLDIALTQKVTTSLLLDGVGLLLSTFIGMVVLAFYHPFLLGFDVVLLASITFIVFVLGRGGVKSAIDESKKKYAAAAWFEELARCPVAFHTSAGRELAADRANTIIAAYLSARREHFSVLMRQIIFALFLQAASSTLLLGLGGWLVISGELTLGQLVAAELIVAVIVGGFAKLGKHLASFYDLLASVDKLGVLFDLETEKPSGLISPPGHMHSLQLEDVVIGGRSRSIILSPGETLAILEENQMSGEQLLHAIYGFDDLHEGHILIDGLSPDDFRPDTLRERVALVDDIEIFSGTIEENVDLNRFQISPAAVREITTELELADDILHLADGYDTKLNSTGHPLNRNQLQLLMLARALVGRPHILLINRALDSLPDDDLERALSCLLAPKRQLVTVVTTGRRDIAACLNSVWSLQDTPGSH, via the coding sequence ATGGCAGTTGTGGAAACGGTAGACAATCGACCAAGAGCCGAAGGAGCGGTTCTGCGTGCCGTCGAGCAATTCGTCGTTCATATGCCAGAAATCAGCCGGGTGGAACTGCGACGCGCGTTCCATTCGGCCACGAACTTCTGGGCCGGCGATGCCCGGGAGCTGTGGTGGCGCTGGACGACCGAAACGCTCGACAGCGTTGGCGTACGCGCCCAGGCGGTTGACTGCACGGTTGCCGAGGCGATTGAACTGGCACGCGAAGGAGCCATCCTGCTGTGTGCGCCCGACCATGATGAGAGCGGAGTTCATCCCGTCGTTATCGATGGCCGCTCTCAGCGTTCGATTTCCATTCGCAAGGAAGGACAGCGGAGGAACGTCCGGCTCAAGCAGGTTCGCTCCCTCCTCAAAAGTGGCGGCGGAACAGGGATGATTCGCTGCGTCGTGATCGATCCCGACCAGAAGCATCTGGTCAAATCGATGGGACCGGCCAAGGTCAAGCCACTGCAACGTGTCTGGCAGCTTCTCAGGCCAGAATCGTCAGACATCTGGCTCGTGGTCGTGTTCGCCTTCGTTGTCGGTTTACTCACGCTGGCAACCCCAATCGCCGTCGAATCCCTGGTAAACACGGTGGCATTCGGCCGGTTTCTGCAGCCGGTCATCGTACTTGCGATCCTCCTGATGTCCTTCCTGACATTTTCTGCAGCCGTGATTGGTCTGCAGACCTACGTGGTCGAGATCATTGAACGTCGGCTGTTTGCACGCGTCGCAGCCGACCTTTCCTACCGGTTGCCTCGAACCAGTCAGAACAAACTGAAAGGCCATGACGTCCCCGAAACCGTGAATCGGTTTCTCGATATCGCGCTCACGCAGAAGGTCACGACCTCATTACTCCTCGATGGTGTCGGCCTGCTGCTGAGTACGTTCATCGGGATGGTCGTCCTGGCGTTCTACCATCCGTTTCTGCTCGGCTTCGACGTCGTGCTGTTGGCGTCAATCACCTTCATCGTGTTCGTGCTCGGTCGCGGTGGAGTGAAGTCGGCGATCGATGAATCGAAGAAGAAGTACGCGGCCGCCGCCTGGTTTGAAGAGCTCGCTCGCTGTCCCGTCGCGTTTCATACCTCGGCGGGGCGGGAACTCGCAGCCGATCGCGCCAACACCATTATCGCCGCGTATCTCTCGGCTCGTCGTGAGCACTTCTCGGTCCTCATGCGACAGATTATCTTCGCCCTTTTCCTTCAGGCGGCGAGCAGTACTTTGCTACTCGGTCTCGGCGGCTGGCTGGTCATTTCTGGCGAACTGACCCTCGGCCAGCTTGTGGCCGCCGAACTGATCGTCGCTGTCATTGTTGGAGGATTTGCGAAACTCGGGAAGCACCTTGCCAGCTTCTACGACCTGCTGGCTTCAGTCGACAAGCTCGGCGTCCTTTTTGATCTGGAGACGGAGAAGCCGTCCGGGTTAATTTCGCCACCGGGGCACATGCATTCCCTGCAATTGGAAGATGTCGTGATCGGTGGTCGATCACGATCCATCATCCTGTCGCCTGGAGAAACGCTGGCAATTCTCGAGGAGAATCAGATGAGCGGCGAGCAATTGCTGCACGCGATTTACGGCTTCGACGATCTTCACGAAGGGCATATTCTCATCGACGGACTCTCGCCGGATGATTTCCGGCCGGACACTCTCCGCGAACGGGTCGCGCTGGTTGATGATATTGAGATCTTCAGCGGAACCATCGAAGAGAACGTCGACCTGAACCGCTTCCAGATCTCCCCTGCAGCCGTCCGTGAGATTACCACCGAGCTGGAACTGGCCGATGATATCCTCCATCTCGCCGACGGATACGACACGAAACTCAATTCCACCGGGCATCCCCTTAACCGCAATCAGCTGCAGTTGCTGATGCTGGCCCGGGCTCTGGTCGGACGCCCGCATATTCTGCTGATTAACCGTGCCCTCGACAGCCTGCCTGATGATGATCTCGAACGGGCTTTGAGCTGCCTGCTTGCCCCGAAGCGGCAACTCGTCACGGTTGTGACAACTGGCCGCCGTGATATCGCTGCCTGCCTGAATTCTGTCTGGAGTCTGCAGGACACACCAGGCTCGCATTGA
- a CDS encoding HlyD family secretion protein, producing the protein MSEMTRQRVSPLAPVAYDESLMPSLRLARSSRIARLCGRVLLATLVFLFFLVAFAPWQQSISGTGNVIAYSPGERQQVIETPIKGRIERWGDGIYENAFVHKGDLIAVVKDIDASYSDRLEAQRTAAEAQLRAAEMIRDANQRNLAVVKSMVATQEAQLRSYRSAKDVILASADAEVASAKNKVSAEENQLVEHQAAFAQIKADYDRQKKLFEENIVSELKFQEAERKLRETEAKMAKSRDYVDSANNELEAKKNDREAKAQKAQVDIDYAVAAVQKSQAEIAKAESELAKAESEVNKAQEYLLKAETQVARQPNEITAPFDGYLTQITPNQGGKILKESDPLCTIVPATKDRAVQVLLSGRDAPLVTPGRHVRLQFEGWPAVQFAGWPSVAVGTFGGTVVSVDASDNGKGQFRTLVLPDEIDHSWPDDHYLRQGVRVNAWVLLDQVPLWYEIWRRMNGFPPSLDVEDGKDEIKVPKLPKP; encoded by the coding sequence ATGAGTGAAATGACCCGCCAGCGCGTCTCTCCACTGGCTCCCGTGGCCTACGATGAATCGTTGATGCCATCACTGCGTCTGGCCCGGTCTTCACGCATCGCCCGGCTCTGCGGACGCGTCCTGCTGGCTACGCTCGTCTTTCTGTTCTTTCTCGTCGCGTTCGCTCCGTGGCAACAGTCGATCTCTGGGACGGGAAATGTGATTGCCTATTCTCCCGGAGAGCGGCAACAGGTCATCGAGACGCCGATCAAAGGAAGAATCGAACGCTGGGGCGACGGCATTTACGAGAACGCGTTTGTGCACAAGGGTGACCTGATCGCCGTCGTCAAGGACATCGACGCGTCCTACAGCGATCGACTGGAAGCTCAACGCACTGCCGCAGAAGCGCAACTCAGAGCAGCCGAAATGATTCGCGATGCGAACCAGAGAAATCTCGCAGTCGTGAAATCGATGGTCGCTACGCAAGAGGCTCAGCTTCGTTCCTATCGCTCGGCTAAGGACGTCATTCTGGCCTCAGCGGATGCCGAGGTCGCCTCGGCGAAGAACAAGGTCTCAGCCGAAGAGAACCAGCTCGTCGAACACCAGGCGGCGTTCGCCCAGATCAAAGCCGATTACGATCGCCAGAAGAAGCTGTTCGAAGAGAACATCGTCTCAGAGTTGAAGTTTCAGGAAGCCGAGCGAAAACTTCGCGAGACTGAAGCCAAGATGGCCAAATCACGGGACTATGTCGACTCGGCGAACAACGAGCTCGAAGCCAAGAAGAATGACCGTGAAGCCAAAGCTCAAAAGGCCCAGGTCGATATCGACTACGCCGTAGCGGCTGTCCAGAAATCGCAGGCCGAGATTGCCAAAGCGGAAAGCGAACTGGCCAAGGCGGAATCGGAGGTCAACAAAGCTCAGGAGTATCTGCTGAAAGCGGAGACTCAGGTCGCTCGTCAACCCAACGAAATCACCGCACCATTCGATGGCTATTTGACTCAAATCACCCCCAACCAGGGCGGGAAGATTCTTAAAGAATCCGATCCCCTCTGCACAATCGTCCCGGCAACCAAGGACCGAGCCGTCCAGGTGCTCCTTTCGGGACGCGATGCACCGCTCGTGACTCCGGGGCGGCACGTGCGACTGCAGTTCGAAGGTTGGCCGGCGGTTCAGTTCGCCGGTTGGCCGTCGGTCGCAGTCGGAACCTTCGGCGGCACCGTCGTTTCGGTTGATGCTTCCGACAACGGAAAGGGCCAGTTCCGAACGCTGGTCCTGCCCGACGAAATCGACCACTCGTGGCCAGACGACCACTATCTCCGGCAGGGGGTGAGAGTGAACGCGTGGGTTCTACTGGATCAGGTGCCCCTCTGGTATGAGATCTGGCGTCGCATGAACGGCTTCCCGCCTTCGCTCGACGTGGAAGATGGAAAGGACGAGATCAAAGTCCCCAAACTTCCCAAGCCGTAA
- a CDS encoding TolC family protein, with protein sequence MLFPAAPEVDRLRHFVALLMLAIALAGCRSAPRSFTDQKTPAPSGIATLTQESSGENQSPSESAVAGTIRPVAHEIASSIEQNTPQQLTVPDEESSVIQVPEMTEQPEVMPLPEPAEDRFSDGVSLGAVVQSVHESYPLVQSAYLETMLAQGNAIEAWGAFDTKLKASTENRVLSYYQTYRQNIALMQPLMGGGEIYGGYRLGRGSFPDWYGYRQTNTGGEFKLGFQQPLNRNRSIDARRAEIWRAEFDIRNAEPEIRAQVISAVEEASVAFWDWVAYGQIYQIGRSALDIAVERNRRIERLVEQGAYDPPVLQDNRRTIALREATLLEELRQVEQAAVKLSIFYRAVDSTPLILGLNSLIDFPAPEPVDPLRLDADIQIALAERPELYAYHLNRRKLEVDLAEARNDLLANVDTFIVSSNDLGNPTSLPDTKTDPELEVGVLIDVPLQRRKAKGKIQQVEAKMTQLAFKTSLMQDKIAAEVRNVYTALDAAYQRAEKARIARELAEDLARIERRKFELGESELLTVFLREQSAIEAAEGEVKALREYHVAKARYAAALGMAAAATGL encoded by the coding sequence ATGCTCTTCCCAGCAGCTCCGGAAGTGGACCGGCTTCGCCACTTCGTGGCTTTGCTGATGCTGGCGATCGCTCTCGCCGGATGCCGTTCGGCTCCTCGAAGTTTCACCGACCAGAAAACGCCCGCTCCCTCAGGAATTGCTACGCTTACGCAGGAGTCCAGCGGCGAGAACCAGTCTCCGTCTGAATCAGCGGTCGCGGGGACAATTCGCCCTGTCGCTCACGAGATCGCTTCCAGCATCGAGCAGAATACTCCTCAACAGTTAACGGTTCCCGACGAAGAGTCGTCCGTCATTCAGGTTCCCGAGATGACCGAACAGCCGGAGGTGATGCCTCTACCGGAACCAGCGGAGGATCGTTTTTCGGACGGAGTCAGTCTCGGAGCCGTTGTTCAGTCAGTCCACGAATCCTATCCGCTCGTGCAGAGCGCCTATCTCGAGACGATGCTGGCCCAGGGGAACGCGATTGAGGCCTGGGGAGCCTTCGATACCAAGCTCAAGGCTTCGACCGAGAATCGCGTGCTGAGCTACTATCAGACTTACCGCCAGAACATTGCCTTAATGCAGCCGCTGATGGGCGGCGGTGAGATCTACGGCGGCTATCGTCTCGGACGCGGCAGTTTTCCAGACTGGTACGGCTACCGACAAACCAACACGGGCGGAGAGTTCAAGCTCGGCTTTCAACAGCCCCTGAACCGGAACCGCTCGATTGATGCTCGCCGCGCGGAGATCTGGCGGGCGGAGTTCGATATTCGTAATGCGGAACCGGAGATTCGGGCTCAGGTGATCTCGGCTGTGGAGGAAGCCTCGGTCGCGTTCTGGGACTGGGTCGCCTATGGACAGATTTACCAGATTGGTCGCTCGGCTCTCGATATCGCCGTCGAGCGGAACCGTCGCATCGAACGGCTCGTCGAGCAGGGTGCATACGATCCCCCGGTCCTGCAGGACAATCGACGCACCATCGCTCTTCGCGAAGCGACTCTTTTGGAGGAACTCCGTCAGGTCGAGCAGGCGGCCGTGAAACTTTCGATCTTCTACCGTGCGGTCGATAGCACGCCCCTCATTCTCGGCTTGAACAGCCTGATTGACTTCCCTGCCCCGGAACCGGTTGATCCGCTTCGGCTCGATGCGGATATCCAGATCGCGCTGGCGGAACGGCCGGAACTCTACGCCTATCACCTCAATCGCCGAAAGCTCGAAGTCGATCTCGCCGAGGCTCGGAACGACCTCCTGGCGAACGTCGATACATTCATCGTCTCGTCCAACGACCTGGGCAATCCGACCAGCTTGCCCGATACGAAGACCGACCCGGAACTCGAAGTCGGAGTCCTCATTGATGTGCCACTCCAACGCCGCAAGGCCAAAGGAAAGATTCAACAGGTCGAAGCGAAGATGACTCAACTGGCCTTCAAGACGTCGCTGATGCAGGACAAAATCGCAGCCGAGGTCCGCAACGTCTACACCGCTCTCGATGCCGCCTACCAGCGGGCGGAGAAAGCTCGTATCGCCCGCGAACTCGCCGAGGATCTGGCCCGCATCGAACGACGAAAGTTCGAACTGGGTGAGTCTGAACTGCTCACTGTCTTCCTTCGCGAGCAGTCCGCCATTGAAGCGGCTGAAGGCGAGGTGAAGGCCCTGCGGGAGTACCATGTCGCTAAAGCCCGTTACGCCGCCGCCCTCGGCATGGCCGCCGCTGCAACTGGACTCTGA
- a CDS encoding HtaA domain-containing protein, with protein MKVGLSAAAPFLLFLIVSTVASASEMKGSVEFVAKDGIRFTHDSVLGPATTDLKISPMLRVEINGKPATLADVKSGMKARLTLDESRTITEIFARSLEPASDAIELDGDYPSLTADGLTMFYEKPFKDAVWIWTASRKDPASEFTGATPLFPGRSPAVSGDGTELIYLDQNRKNESILHSVERKSLNEDFGRARPVSEFVRFPEPEYPFLSPDGLTICFRDTSSRPPRIVSSSRRTLRSRWSTPEPLLEQQLAARSGEYFRWSSLTSDGLTMLTMINTPSTPQPMVLHRKSTDAPFTEAEKIENDLIPPYVSCPRYVAETNELFFNGHPTFSPEHKLAVLKEFELP; from the coding sequence ATGAAAGTTGGTCTGTCAGCGGCAGCCCCGTTCCTGCTCTTCCTGATTGTCTCAACAGTTGCCAGCGCCTCGGAGATGAAAGGCTCCGTTGAGTTCGTCGCGAAAGACGGAATCCGTTTCACGCACGACAGTGTGCTCGGTCCGGCTACGACTGATCTCAAAATCTCACCAATGCTGCGGGTGGAGATCAACGGCAAACCGGCGACACTCGCAGACGTGAAATCGGGCATGAAGGCTCGACTGACACTTGATGAGAGTCGCACCATTACCGAGATCTTTGCGAGAAGCCTCGAGCCTGCATCCGATGCGATTGAGCTGGACGGAGACTATCCAAGTCTCACCGCAGATGGGCTGACGATGTTCTACGAGAAGCCATTTAAGGACGCCGTCTGGATCTGGACGGCGTCCCGGAAGGATCCCGCCTCCGAGTTCACCGGTGCCACCCCGTTATTCCCCGGACGCTCACCCGCGGTTTCCGGCGATGGGACCGAGCTAATTTATCTGGACCAGAATCGCAAGAACGAGTCGATTCTTCACTCCGTCGAACGGAAGAGCCTCAATGAGGACTTTGGTCGAGCGCGACCTGTTTCTGAGTTTGTCCGCTTCCCGGAGCCCGAATACCCTTTCCTGAGCCCGGACGGTCTGACGATCTGCTTCCGTGACACGAGCAGCCGTCCGCCTCGAATCGTGAGTTCAAGCCGTCGAACACTCCGTTCCCGCTGGTCCACTCCAGAGCCCCTGCTTGAGCAGCAACTGGCCGCCCGCAGCGGAGAGTATTTCCGCTGGTCCTCGCTGACCAGCGACGGCCTGACGATGCTGACGATGATCAATACCCCCTCCACCCCGCAGCCGATGGTCCTGCATCGCAAGTCGACTGATGCCCCCTTCACCGAAGCGGAAAAGATCGAGAATGACCTGATTCCCCCCTACGTCAGCTGCCCACGTTACGTGGCGGAAACGAACGAGCTGTTTTTTAACGGACACCCCACGTTCTCGCCCGAACACAAACTGGCGGTCCTGAAGGAGTTCGAACTGCCGTAA
- a CDS encoding YebC/PmpR family DNA-binding transcriptional regulator, which produces MGRSFENRKHSIAKTASQKSKLYSKYGKMLYVVAKNGVPEPESNPPLKNMIEKAKREQVPAHVIEKAIEKAKGAGGEDYSEARYEGIGPGGSPVIVDCLTDNPNRTITDVRNCFVKGGGKLGSAGSVAHFFDHLAVLSFKGDDEDQVLELMLEGDVNVDEVESNDGQLTVFVSPNDFFKAKTILLEAFPEIEFDVQEIAFVSQTNTVLEGEDAAAFEKFLDLLNECDDVQTVHHNVVMTPNEA; this is translated from the coding sequence ATGGGAAGAAGTTTCGAAAACCGCAAGCATTCCATTGCGAAGACCGCCTCACAGAAGTCCAAGCTCTACTCCAAGTACGGGAAGATGCTTTACGTCGTCGCGAAGAACGGGGTGCCGGAGCCGGAATCAAATCCGCCTTTAAAGAACATGATCGAGAAGGCGAAGCGCGAACAGGTGCCGGCTCACGTCATCGAAAAGGCGATTGAGAAGGCCAAGGGAGCGGGCGGAGAAGATTACTCCGAGGCCCGCTACGAAGGGATTGGCCCCGGCGGCAGCCCGGTCATCGTCGACTGCCTGACTGACAACCCGAATCGAACCATTACCGATGTCCGCAACTGCTTCGTGAAAGGGGGCGGAAAGCTCGGCAGTGCCGGCTCGGTCGCTCACTTCTTTGATCACCTCGCGGTGCTCTCTTTCAAAGGCGACGACGAAGACCAGGTCCTCGAACTGATGCTCGAAGGCGATGTGAACGTCGATGAAGTCGAAAGCAATGATGGCCAACTGACCGTCTTCGTCTCTCCGAACGACTTTTTCAAAGCCAAGACGATCCTGCTCGAAGCCTTCCCTGAGATCGAATTCGACGTCCAGGAAATTGCCTTCGTGTCGCAGACCAACACCGTCCTCGAAGGGGAAGACGCTGCCGCTTTCGAAAAATTCCTCGACCTGCTCAATGAATGTGACGACGTCCAGACCGTGCACCACAACGTGGTGATGACACCGAACGAAGCGTAA